In the genome of Natronorubrum daqingense, the window GTCCTCGAGTCGATCCTGTGCGGCACCGACGATATCGTCCGGGAGCCCCAACTCCGCCGGGAAGAGCGTGCTCAGGAGGCCGACCGTCTCCGCGGCCGGGCCCGTGGTCAACAGGAGTCGATCACCGTCGCTGGCCCCGTCGGGTCGGACAATGTCGTCGTGCTCGCCGACGCCCATCGCGGTCGCCGCGCCAACCCAGGGATGGGACGGGTCCGAGTATCGGGCCGTGTGTCCGGTTACGACGGCAACTCCGAGATCCACACACTCCGCGTGGATCGTCTCCCAGACGGTGCCAAACTGCTCGTCGGTCATCGTCTCCGGGAGCGTAAAACAAATCGAGAGGTGTGACGGCGCGATACCACTCACCGCTACATCGGCGAGTACGAGGTCGAGCGCGAAGCGCGCCGCGCGCTCGAATCCGAGCGGCGGAGCGATAGACAGTGGATCCGTCGCGGTTACCAGCGCCCGGCCGTCGATATCGAGGACGCCGAAATCGACGCCGTGAGTCGGGCCGATGGCGACATCGTCTCGTTCCGCACCGAGATTCGGCGCGACGCGACGGTCGAAGAACTGCCGATCGATTTTGCCGAGATCGCTCACGCTCGAGTCGTTCCGGCGAGTCGCCTTAGCGATTGCTGATTCGGCGCTCGAGATAGCCTGTGGACTGTCTCTCCTGGCGAATCAATGCGGACGACTCGAGGCGCTCGAATCCGATTCGATATAGCGATTTTCAGTTCATGGACTCGGTGAGGGGGAGTCGGTATGGAGCACAAAATCTGGACCGTCGAAGCCCTATTCCACTGTATACTGCACTTCCGAGGGTGTTCGTTGCCGCCTTCGGGTCCACTCCGTCCGCGTTCAGATCACCCCGGTCAGTCGGTTCGCTCTACTCGCACCATATCCGAAATCAAATTCCCTTACGCCGAACGAGTATCGAAACGGCGAAAAGTTACAGAGAATAGTAAAGTGCGTCACGGCCTTACCGGCTGTAGATGGCGTACTCACTCGGTTCGTCGACTGACTCCGATCTCGAGTTCTCGATGTCCGAACTGACGGGTGCGCTAGGTGATTCGGTT includes:
- a CDS encoding AIR synthase family protein; protein product: MSDLGKIDRQFFDRRVAPNLGAERDDVAIGPTHGVDFGVLDIDGRALVTATDPLSIAPPLGFERAARFALDLVLADVAVSGIAPSHLSICFTLPETMTDEQFGTVWETIHAECVDLGVAVVTGHTARYSDPSHPWVGAATAMGVGEHDDIVRPDGASDGDRLLLTTGPAAETVGLLSTLFPAELGLPDDIVGAAQDRLEDVYCVRDALTAAAAGPVTAMHDVTEGGLAGALNEMADGAGVRFSIDSEAVPMRPGVERVCEHLEIDPWAATSSGSLVIAVDPAGVDAVREALEARGTAVAEIGRVVDTGDDRDGDGDDQGGEVLVDGDRLEHPRVDPSWRAYADLAGAANE